The Brasilonema sennae CENA114 genome includes a region encoding these proteins:
- a CDS encoding type I polyketide synthase: protein MNYPIASPTINGSEIAIIGMAGRFPGAKNVEEFWQNLQSGVESISFFSDEELLSSGIEKAVLSDPNYVKARAVLEDVELFDASFFGFNPREAEVSDPQQRLFLESAWQAIENAGYNSETYEKSIGVYAGTSINSYFFNLYSNQNLINSVDSFQLLIGSDKDFLTTRVSYKLNLTGPSYTVQTACSTSLVAVHLACQSLLNGECDMALAGGVSISASRKAGYFYKDGAIGSPDGHCRAFDAKAQGTVSGEGVGIVVLKRLEDALADGDSIHAVIKGSAINNDGSFKVSYTAPRIDTQAKVIRTAQVVAEVEPETITYIEAHGTGTSLGDPIEIAALTQAFRSSTEKKGFCAIGSVKTNIGHLDAAAGVTGLIKTVLALKHQKIPPSLHFEQPNPQIDFANSPFYVNTILSEWKTNGTPRRAGVSSFGIGGTNAHVILEEAPAIETSATSRPWQLLLLSAKTSTALETATTNLTTHLQQHPDLNLADVAYTQSVGRRAFDHRRMVVSQDINDAVKALSIIDPQRVFTHYQQPSNRPVVFMFSGQGTQYVNMGRELYQSQPIFTQAVDNCCELLKPHLGLDLRHVLYPNEAQKDRATEQLQQTFVAQPALFSIEYALAQLWMAWGVHPETMIGHSIGEYVAATLAGVFSLEDALALVAKRGRLMQQLSTGEMLSVQLPEQEVQPLLGTEMSLAATNGPAYCVVSGPTGAIERLHQKLQEKGIGCRKLHTSHAFHSQMMEPILEPFSHSLQKVTLNPPKIPFVSNVSGTWITAAEATHPKYWVKHLRQTVRFSSGIAELIKTHERILLEIGPGRTLSTFAKQHHVDDLVVLTSIRHPQEQHSDVAFLLNTLGRLWLFGVKVDWSGFYANEQRHHIPLPTYPFERQRYWIERQKQELLGELQPRPTATQLWKYLVEAGKVQACASITSIDEQTYLANKQSLDNLCTAYINLALSNNGAFSNSNDQYSLEELFERYHIIPRYQQLLCRWLDVLVQQGHLQQKDDLYTNLVPCSTDYLNALVEEVKIRWVDRPHILNLVTECGENLPSVLCGEQEPLGLYFSAAEKTAGSSKPELFLDTYFKAIIRASMEQVVKLLPPDVNLRILEIGGGQGIVTTELLTVLPPKQTKYTFTDVGGWFLNRAQEKFSAYPFVEYRFLDIQKPPTEQGYSNHSVDVVVAVNVLHVTQNMGETLEHVRSLLAPGGFLLLWEITEPQLEFDITDGLLMNPVEDKGRSRGNPFLSKEQWQQALQEHGFVEVAVLSNTEAFEHHVFVAQASASADFSAPTAFTTLVEPKDADQIRQVSLDKKSDIANWFYIPSWKRSMPPQPLKSAVETTQSDCWLVFVDECGLGETMVKRLANSGQDVITVKVGEQFSSQKELSYTINPRQRDDYDALLQELRAQGKVPKTIVHLWSVTQDSHAESAIESLDKAEALGFYSLLFLAQALGENNQTDSVEIGIVSNNMQEVTGSEVLCPEKALVLGPVKVIPQEYPNITCRSIDVVIPAKQSRQEDQLIEALQGELITQTSDQVIAYRGTHRWVQDFQPVRLEGGSFEKTRLREQGLYLITGGLGGVGLALAEYLAQTVQAKLVLIGRSPFPDRDEWSQWLSTHDQHDSVSLKIQKLQALEALGAQIMVVSADVANLEQMSVVLKQVNHQFGQIHGVIHAAGVYGGGMIQLTTKEAAASALAPKVRGTRVLETVFKDTELDFFVMCSSLSSFQGTPGMMDYTAENAFLDAFAHYSASQNGTFTKSINWDRWNSIGMAAAVEARHKEITGEDLTAGMTYEEGIEAFRRILHNSTVPQLIVSTQDFLTKIQPKKSVKSLEEQLALVSRAKSTHKRPNLANAYVAPRNEVERTLVDIWQQLLGIELLGIHDNFFELGGDSLFATQLVSQLCKTFQIELPYKNFFDSPTVAELAEVIVQKLAQQTDDEALAQALADIEQLSEDEVLTILALEN from the coding sequence ATGAATTATCCTATAGCATCTCCTACTATAAATGGCTCAGAAATAGCAATTATTGGCATGGCAGGACGTTTTCCTGGAGCCAAAAATGTTGAAGAATTTTGGCAAAACCTGCAAAGCGGTGTAGAATCTATTTCTTTCTTCAGCGATGAAGAACTATTGTCTTCAGGAATAGAAAAAGCTGTCCTGAGTGATCCTAACTATGTCAAAGCACGGGCTGTATTAGAAGATGTAGAATTATTTGACGCTTCCTTCTTTGGCTTTAATCCTAGAGAAGCAGAAGTTAGCGATCCACAACAACGTCTCTTTTTAGAGTCTGCTTGGCAAGCTATTGAAAATGCTGGCTACAATTCTGAAACTTACGAGAAATCGATTGGTGTTTACGCTGGAACCAGCATAAACAGCTATTTTTTCAACCTTTATTCAAATCAAAATCTTATAAATTCTGTTGATAGTTTCCAACTTTTGATTGGAAGTGATAAAGATTTTTTGACAACACGCGTTTCTTACAAACTTAACCTAACTGGACCAAGTTATACAGTTCAAACTGCCTGTTCAACGTCATTAGTTGCTGTTCACTTAGCTTGCCAAAGCTTACTCAATGGTGAATGTGATATGGCTTTGGCTGGTGGTGTTTCAATCTCTGCATCAAGAAAAGCTGGCTATTTTTATAAAGATGGGGCAATTGGATCTCCTGACGGACACTGTCGCGCCTTTGATGCTAAGGCACAGGGAACTGTTAGCGGCGAAGGTGTAGGTATTGTGGTTTTGAAGAGATTAGAAGATGCTCTAGCAGATGGAGATTCGATCCATGCTGTCATCAAAGGTTCTGCTATCAATAACGATGGATCTTTCAAGGTTAGCTACACAGCACCTCGTATAGATACTCAAGCCAAGGTGATTAGAACCGCTCAAGTTGTTGCCGAGGTTGAACCCGAAACGATTACTTATATTGAGGCTCACGGGACAGGGACATCCTTAGGAGACCCGATTGAAATTGCCGCACTGACACAAGCTTTTCGCAGTAGTACTGAGAAAAAGGGCTTTTGTGCAATTGGTTCAGTCAAAACAAACATTGGGCATTTGGACGCCGCCGCTGGAGTTACTGGTTTGATTAAAACAGTCCTAGCTCTCAAGCACCAAAAAATACCTCCCAGCTTACATTTTGAACAACCCAATCCCCAGATTGATTTTGCCAACAGTCCTTTTTACGTTAATACTATACTTTCCGAATGGAAAACAAACGGCACCCCCCGACGTGCAGGTGTTAGTTCCTTTGGGATTGGTGGGACGAATGCCCATGTGATTCTCGAAGAAGCCCCAGCTATTGAAACCTCTGCGACTTCTCGTCCTTGGCAGTTGTTACTGCTTTCAGCTAAGACGAGTACCGCTTTAGAAACTGCTACAACTAATCTAACGACTCACCTCCAGCAGCATCCTGATTTAAACCTCGCCGATGTTGCTTACACTCAGAGTGTTGGTCGTCGAGCTTTCGACCATCGCCGAATGGTGGTCTCCCAAGACATTAACGATGCAGTGAAGGCGCTTTCTATTATAGATCCACAACGAGTGTTCACTCATTACCAGCAGCCTTCCAATCGTCCTGTCGTTTTTATGTTTTCCGGTCAGGGAACACAGTACGTGAATATGGGTAGGGAACTCTACCAGAGTCAGCCAATCTTTACTCAAGCAGTTGATAACTGCTGTGAACTGCTCAAACCCCATCTAGGTCTTGATCTACGCCATGTACTGTATCCCAATGAAGCACAAAAAGATAGGGCAACAGAGCAACTACAACAAACTTTTGTAGCTCAGCCAGCGTTGTTTAGCATTGAGTACGCCCTAGCTCAGTTATGGATGGCATGGGGTGTACATCCCGAGACGATGATTGGTCACAGTATAGGGGAATACGTAGCTGCCACTTTAGCTGGAGTTTTCTCACTTGAAGACGCTTTAGCGCTAGTCGCAAAGCGAGGACGATTGATGCAGCAACTCTCCACTGGGGAAATGCTCTCTGTTCAACTTCCCGAACAAGAGGTACAACCTCTGTTGGGAACGGAAATGTCTTTAGCGGCAACCAATGGACCTGCATATTGTGTGGTTTCTGGTCCAACCGGGGCGATAGAACGATTGCATCAAAAGCTACAAGAAAAAGGTATTGGCTGTCGGAAGCTGCATACTTCCCATGCCTTTCATTCTCAAATGATGGAGCCAATTCTTGAGCCATTCTCTCATTCGTTACAAAAAGTCACACTAAATCCCCCTAAAATTCCATTTGTATCTAATGTAAGTGGCACTTGGATTACCGCAGCCGAAGCAACACATCCCAAATATTGGGTCAAGCATCTACGGCAAACTGTGCGCTTTAGCTCAGGGATAGCTGAGTTGATCAAGACACATGAGCGCATCCTGCTAGAAATCGGTCCAGGACGAACTCTGAGTACTTTTGCCAAGCAGCATCATGTGGATGACCTTGTGGTACTAACCTCGATCCGCCATCCGCAGGAACAACACTCAGATGTAGCATTTTTACTCAATACTTTGGGTCGGCTCTGGCTTTTTGGTGTGAAAGTAGATTGGTCTGGTTTTTATGCCAATGAGCAACGCCATCATATCCCCTTGCCAACCTACCCATTTGAGCGCCAGCGTTACTGGATTGAACGACAAAAACAAGAACTTTTAGGGGAATTGCAGCCAAGACCAACAGCAACCCAACTCTGGAAATATCTGGTAGAAGCTGGTAAGGTACAAGCTTGTGCTAGCATCACATCAATTGACGAACAAACTTATTTGGCAAATAAGCAGTCGTTGGATAATTTATGCACTGCCTACATCAACCTTGCCTTAAGCAATAATGGTGCTTTTAGCAATTCCAACGATCAGTACTCTTTAGAAGAATTGTTTGAACGATATCATATTATTCCTCGCTATCAGCAATTGCTGTGTCGCTGGCTGGATGTGCTGGTACAGCAAGGTCACCTACAGCAAAAGGACGATTTATATACAAACCTTGTACCCTGTTCAACAGACTATCTCAATGCTCTGGTAGAAGAAGTTAAAATCAGATGGGTAGATAGACCTCATATTTTAAATCTCGTCACCGAATGTGGCGAAAATCTGCCATCAGTGCTATGTGGTGAACAAGAACCGTTGGGGTTGTACTTTTCTGCCGCAGAAAAAACAGCAGGAAGTTCAAAACCAGAATTGTTTTTGGATACTTACTTTAAAGCAATTATACGAGCAAGCATGGAACAGGTGGTGAAATTATTGCCACCGGATGTAAACCTAAGAATTTTAGAAATCGGTGGTGGACAGGGTATTGTTACGACAGAATTGCTAACAGTGTTGCCGCCAAAACAAACAAAATATACTTTTACTGACGTCGGTGGCTGGTTCTTGAACCGCGCTCAAGAGAAATTTAGCGCATATCCATTTGTAGAATATCGTTTCCTAGACATTCAGAAACCTCCAACTGAGCAAGGGTACTCTAACCACAGCGTTGATGTAGTGGTAGCAGTCAATGTATTACACGTAACCCAGAACATGGGAGAAACCCTTGAGCATGTTCGCTCTTTGTTGGCTCCTGGAGGTTTTCTGCTACTTTGGGAGATAACTGAACCTCAATTAGAATTTGACATCACCGACGGTTTGCTTATGAATCCGGTAGAGGATAAAGGACGTAGCCGAGGTAATCCATTTTTGTCAAAGGAACAATGGCAGCAAGCACTACAAGAGCATGGGTTTGTTGAAGTGGCGGTTTTGTCAAACACTGAAGCTTTCGAGCATCATGTCTTCGTAGCTCAAGCTTCAGCATCGGCAGATTTCTCGGCACCTACAGCTTTTACCACGTTGGTTGAGCCAAAAGATGCTGACCAAATACGTCAAGTTTCATTAGACAAAAAGTCTGACATTGCCAATTGGTTCTACATCCCATCCTGGAAACGCTCTATGCCGCCGCAGCCTCTGAAATCTGCGGTTGAGACAACTCAGTCGGACTGCTGGTTAGTGTTTGTCGATGAGTGCGGCTTGGGTGAAACAATGGTGAAGCGACTGGCAAATTCTGGTCAGGATGTTATTACCGTCAAAGTCGGCGAGCAATTTAGTAGCCAAAAGGAATTGTCATATACCATCAACCCTCGACAACGGGATGACTACGACGCCCTACTTCAAGAACTTCGCGCACAGGGCAAGGTTCCAAAAACAATTGTTCATTTATGGAGTGTTACGCAGGATAGTCACGCCGAATCAGCAATTGAGTCTTTGGATAAGGCTGAAGCTTTGGGGTTTTACAGTCTGCTGTTTCTCGCCCAAGCACTTGGGGAAAATAATCAGACAGATTCGGTAGAAATTGGAATTGTCTCAAACAATATGCAGGAAGTGACAGGTTCAGAGGTGCTTTGCCCAGAAAAAGCATTAGTTCTCGGACCTGTTAAGGTAATTCCCCAAGAGTACCCGAATATAACCTGTCGCAGCATTGATGTGGTTATTCCCGCAAAACAAAGTCGGCAAGAGGATCAACTTATAGAAGCGCTGCAAGGGGAACTAATAACCCAAACATCTGACCAAGTTATAGCTTACCGTGGTACTCATCGCTGGGTGCAAGACTTTCAACCTGTCCGATTGGAAGGAGGTTCTTTTGAGAAAACCCGATTAAGAGAACAGGGACTATATCTGATCACAGGTGGATTAGGAGGCGTTGGTCTAGCGCTGGCAGAATATCTGGCACAAACAGTACAGGCAAAACTAGTATTGATAGGGCGATCGCCTTTTCCTGATCGAGACGAATGGTCACAATGGTTATCCACTCATGATCAGCACGATAGCGTCAGCCTTAAGATTCAGAAGTTGCAGGCACTTGAGGCGTTGGGTGCCCAGATTATGGTAGTCAGCGCCGATGTTGCCAATCTTGAACAAATGTCTGTAGTACTTAAACAAGTCAATCACCAATTTGGTCAGATCCACGGGGTGATCCATGCAGCTGGAGTTTACGGGGGAGGTATGATTCAATTAACAACAAAAGAAGCCGCAGCCAGTGCTTTAGCTCCAAAAGTGAGAGGAACACGAGTACTAGAAACTGTTTTCAAAGATACAGAACTGGACTTCTTTGTCATGTGTTCATCACTTTCTTCATTTCAGGGTACACCGGGGATGATGGATTATACGGCTGAAAATGCCTTCCTTGACGCCTTCGCTCACTACAGCGCTTCTCAAAATGGCACTTTTACTAAATCTATAAACTGGGACAGATGGAACAGCATAGGCATGGCAGCTGCCGTTGAAGCACGGCATAAGGAGATAACAGGGGAAGATCTGACGGCAGGAATGACCTATGAAGAAGGCATTGAGGCGTTTAGACGTATTCTGCACAATAGTACAGTACCTCAGCTAATAGTATCAACACAAGATTTTCTGACTAAGATTCAGCCGAAGAAATCTGTCAAGTCTTTGGAAGAGCAATTAGCGCTTGTGAGTCGAGCGAAATCAACTCACAAGCGCCCTAATCTGGCAAATGCTTATGTTGCTCCTCGTAACGAGGTGGAACGCACTCTAGTTGATATTTGGCAACAACTTTTAGGTATTGAACTCTTAGGCATTCATGACAACTTTTTTGAGTTGGGAGGAGACTCTTTGTTTGCCACTCAGCTTGTTTCTCAGCTATGTAAAACTTTCCAGATAGAACTGCCTTATAAAAATTTCTTCGATTCACCTACTGTAGCTGAACTGGCTGAGGTTATTGTACAAAAATTGGCTCAGCAGACTGATGACGAAGCACTGGCTCAAGCCTTAGCGGACATTGAGCAACTATCGGAGGATGAGGTACTTACAATACTTGCTTTGGAAAACTAA
- a CDS encoding non-ribosomal peptide synthetase, with protein MFETKDIISEYSQHQKILSKLKDIFVELLGVKISKIDIHTHFLEMGLDSLLLLQIKRAIQEQLDINVPFRLLVEDFSTIHALANHIAQQLPAEELITKTEPSLTVKVSNTHEFEQENKKPAGGTVLEQVIAQQLELMSKQLELLQKTNSYGKVLPSATAIQATPFQTKEQQTTQSLTNHFVNLASTSIKTEFQQPPTNQTIESQQTQTKAQEPPTNQTVESQQTQTEAMALLSPHQQKHLDDLIARFVQRTQESKRLTQVYRSYHANGRAVSGFVPSFKEMLYPIHGQRGEGARLWDVDGNEYVDISMGFGALLFGHSPSFVIQTIQEQIQQGILHGPQSRLCGHVAELICELTGAERAAFCNDGTEAVMGAIRLARAATGRSKIALFTGSYHGIYDGVLVRGVTSNEGTLRSIPKAVGIPSYIADDVIVLEYGKPESLEILKVHTHELAAVLVEPIQSSRPDLQPKEFLLQLRQLTQATGTVLIFDEVITGFRMHPGGIQGLWDIQADLTTYGKAVAAGMPIGVIAGKAALMDALDGGMWNYGDKSYPQAETTAFAGTFFKHPLVMATAWAALNHIKNSGSKLQEELSEKTRKLADILNNYFEQRQVPIQVVNFGSLFRFIASTPLKFGNLFFYYLLEKGVYVWEGRTLYLSTAHTDEDIEHVIRAVKESVVEMQEGEFLPSSPSSTIDTESRKVPLTEPQKELWFLAQMSNEASRAYNESRAIHLRGSFHFSALRQAVQGIINRHEALRTTFSPQGDYQLIHSSVIIDISFSDFSTLEKSEREAQLSQIFKQEAQQTFNLEQGPLLCFHIVKLEKQHHLLVITNHHIVADGWSITILLRELAAIYSAECQGIAYQLPQPMQLSEYAQWQARLQQSPEMATAEAYWLNKFANSVPVLELPTDRPRPSVNTYTGARQSLTLGTSLFKNLKSLSVQRKTTLFTTLLAGYIALLHRLTGQDDIVVSIAAAGQLSVGSEYLVGHCVNLLPVRTQVSGNQTFTDFSTSVKKVLLEAYEHQIYPFIKLIKNLNLPRDPSRAPLLTTIFNMDKAGSEVESLDHKVESVKNPTSSAKYDIAFNIVETGSDLLVECDYSTDLFDSQTIQRWMEHFGILLEGIVTHPEQRLSDLPLLTQAQQHQLLVDWNNTQVDYPQNQCIHELFEAQVERSPNAIAVVFEDQELTYQQLNQRANQLAHHLRSAKLSHSDSLGVGPEVLVGICVERSLEMVIGLLGILKAGGAYVPLDPSYPKERLAFMLENSQPSVLLTQLYLLENLPTHKAKVVCLDGDWEAIAHQKIENPVCNITPDNLAYVIYTSGSTGRPKGAMNTHQGICNRLLWMQDAYQLTAADRVLQKTPFSFDVSVWEFFWPLLTGAVLVVARPEGHRDTNYLVNLIAQQQISTLHFVPSMLQVFLEAENLETCKCLKRVMASGEVLPEQLQKRFFHRLSAQLHNLYGPTEAAVDVTYWACVHQSNTEENSATDHKIVPIGHPIANIQIYLLDQHLNFVPVGVTGEVYIGGVGIGRGYLNSPELSAEKFIPNAFSKQPGTRLYKTGDLARYLPNGEIEYIGRIDHQVKIRGFRIELGEIEAFISQHPAVRETVVVVYSDSADSQRLVAYVVSHSEQTLVISELRRFLESKLPNYMVPATFIMLEALPLTPNGKVDRKVLPVPDLASPELKAVYQAPQTELEQTIATIWQKALNIENIGIHDNFFELGGHSLLMVKVHSQLRETFKADVSILEMFRYPTISSLAEYLSALKNQTTSSSYKTDIKTENIEAGKAQQRKRLQKLKSIVNKKEVNES; from the coding sequence ATGTTTGAAACGAAAGATATTATCAGTGAATACTCTCAGCATCAAAAAATTCTATCCAAGCTCAAAGATATTTTTGTTGAATTGCTGGGAGTCAAGATCTCAAAAATAGATATTCACACTCATTTTCTTGAAATGGGTCTTGATTCTCTGCTCCTGCTACAAATAAAGCGTGCTATTCAAGAACAGCTTGATATTAACGTTCCTTTTCGCTTACTGGTGGAAGATTTCTCAACAATTCATGCTTTAGCAAATCACATAGCTCAACAGCTACCTGCGGAAGAACTCATCACCAAGACGGAACCATCACTAACTGTCAAGGTTTCCAATACACACGAGTTTGAGCAAGAAAATAAGAAACCTGCGGGAGGTACAGTTCTCGAACAAGTCATAGCACAGCAGCTTGAGCTAATGTCTAAACAGCTTGAGCTATTGCAAAAAACTAACTCCTATGGGAAAGTTCTACCTTCAGCAACAGCTATCCAAGCTACGCCTTTTCAGACAAAGGAACAACAAACGACTCAAAGTTTAACTAATCATTTTGTAAACTTAGCCTCTACATCCATAAAGACAGAGTTTCAGCAACCACCCACAAATCAGACTATTGAATCACAACAGACTCAAACAAAAGCTCAGGAACCACCCACAAATCAGACTGTTGAATCACAACAGACTCAAACAGAAGCAATGGCTCTGTTGAGTCCTCACCAACAGAAACATTTGGATGATTTAATAGCACGGTTTGTTCAACGCACTCAAGAGTCTAAAAGACTCACCCAAGTTTATCGTTCTTACCATGCTAATGGCAGAGCAGTGAGTGGATTTGTTCCCTCCTTCAAAGAGATGTTGTATCCAATCCACGGACAGCGTGGAGAGGGAGCCAGACTCTGGGATGTTGATGGTAACGAATATGTGGACATTTCAATGGGGTTTGGTGCGCTTTTATTTGGTCATTCACCATCTTTTGTTATCCAAACCATCCAAGAGCAGATTCAGCAAGGCATATTACATGGTCCACAATCACGTCTTTGCGGTCACGTAGCTGAGTTAATTTGCGAACTGACGGGTGCAGAACGAGCAGCTTTTTGTAACGATGGCACGGAAGCAGTGATGGGAGCAATACGTCTAGCACGTGCTGCAACAGGACGTTCCAAGATTGCTTTATTTACTGGTTCTTATCACGGAATTTATGATGGGGTATTGGTTAGAGGAGTAACAAGCAATGAAGGAACGCTGCGTTCTATCCCTAAGGCTGTAGGTATTCCATCATACATTGCCGATGATGTCATAGTACTCGAATATGGAAAGCCTGAATCTCTGGAGATTTTAAAAGTTCATACCCACGAGCTGGCAGCAGTTCTGGTTGAGCCGATACAAAGCAGTCGGCCAGATTTGCAACCCAAAGAGTTTCTGCTCCAACTCAGACAACTGACTCAAGCAACAGGAACTGTATTAATTTTCGACGAAGTCATTACAGGCTTTCGGATGCACCCAGGTGGTATTCAGGGATTGTGGGATATTCAAGCAGATTTGACCACCTATGGTAAAGCCGTTGCTGCTGGTATGCCGATTGGGGTTATAGCTGGTAAGGCAGCTTTGATGGATGCACTTGACGGCGGTATGTGGAACTATGGAGATAAGTCTTATCCTCAAGCAGAAACCACCGCGTTCGCTGGTACCTTTTTCAAGCATCCTTTAGTCATGGCTACTGCCTGGGCTGCACTCAATCATATCAAAAATAGCGGCTCGAAACTACAGGAGGAGTTATCTGAAAAAACAAGGAAATTAGCCGATATTCTTAATAATTACTTTGAGCAAAGGCAAGTACCTATTCAAGTAGTCAATTTTGGTTCACTCTTCCGTTTTATTGCTTCAACTCCTCTCAAGTTTGGTAATTTATTTTTCTACTATCTGTTGGAAAAAGGAGTTTATGTCTGGGAAGGACGCACTCTTTATCTATCTACAGCCCATACCGATGAAGATATTGAACATGTCATTCGAGCGGTCAAAGAAAGCGTAGTAGAAATGCAAGAAGGGGAATTTTTACCGTCCTCCCCGAGTTCAACAATTGACACAGAGTCGAGAAAAGTTCCTTTAACAGAACCACAAAAGGAACTATGGTTTCTAGCACAGATGAGTAACGAAGCCTCCCGCGCTTATAACGAATCCAGAGCTATCCACCTGCGAGGATCTTTCCATTTTTCGGCACTACGTCAGGCTGTTCAGGGAATTATCAATCGTCATGAGGCGTTACGAACTACTTTTAGCCCACAAGGAGATTATCAACTTATTCATTCCTCTGTCATTATAGATATCTCTTTCAGCGACTTTTCTACTTTAGAGAAAAGTGAACGTGAAGCTCAACTATCGCAAATTTTCAAACAAGAAGCTCAACAAACTTTCAATCTTGAACAAGGTCCATTACTCTGTTTTCACATAGTAAAACTGGAGAAACAACATCATCTTCTAGTTATTACTAATCATCACATTGTTGCTGATGGTTGGTCGATCACTATCTTGCTACGAGAACTAGCTGCAATTTATTCCGCAGAGTGTCAGGGTATCGCTTACCAACTCCCACAACCAATGCAATTGAGTGAGTATGCTCAATGGCAAGCGCGGCTGCAACAGAGTCCAGAGATGGCAACAGCTGAAGCTTATTGGCTCAATAAATTTGCGAATTCAGTCCCAGTGTTGGAGTTGCCTACTGACCGTCCTCGACCATCAGTCAATACATACACTGGTGCTCGACAAAGTCTTACACTCGGTACATCCCTGTTTAAAAATCTAAAAAGCTTGAGTGTCCAACGTAAGACTACTCTGTTTACGACGCTCCTGGCTGGATATATTGCATTGCTACACCGATTAACTGGTCAAGATGACATAGTTGTTAGTATTGCTGCGGCAGGACAGTTGTCTGTGGGGAGTGAATACCTTGTTGGTCACTGTGTTAACCTATTGCCAGTGCGTACTCAGGTCTCTGGAAATCAAACATTTACGGATTTTTCTACCTCAGTCAAGAAGGTATTGTTGGAAGCCTATGAACATCAAATTTATCCTTTTATTAAGTTAATCAAAAATTTAAATTTACCACGGGATCCAAGCCGAGCGCCGTTACTTACGACAATATTTAATATGGACAAAGCTGGATCTGAGGTAGAGTCTTTAGATCACAAAGTTGAATCGGTGAAAAATCCTACCAGTTCCGCCAAGTATGATATTGCCTTTAATATTGTTGAGACAGGCAGTGACCTTCTAGTAGAGTGTGACTATAGTACTGACCTATTTGACTCCCAAACAATTCAACGCTGGATGGAGCATTTCGGGATATTGTTGGAAGGTATAGTCACCCATCCCGAACAGCGCCTCTCGGATTTACCACTGTTAACACAAGCGCAACAGCATCAATTACTGGTAGATTGGAATAACACACAGGTTGACTATCCTCAAAACCAATGCATCCATGAGTTATTTGAAGCTCAGGTAGAGCGATCACCCAACGCCATTGCTGTAGTTTTTGAAGACCAAGAGTTGACCTACCAGCAACTGAACCAGCGAGCTAATCAGCTAGCACACCACTTGCGTTCAGCGAAGCTGTCGCATAGCGATTCGCTTGGGGTAGGACCAGAGGTACTGGTGGGAATTTGCGTGGAGCGATCGCTCGAAATGGTCATCGGGCTGTTGGGAATCCTCAAAGCAGGTGGGGCATATGTACCACTAGACCCAAGCTATCCCAAGGAACGCTTGGCTTTCATGTTAGAAAATTCTCAACCAAGCGTGTTGTTAACACAACTGTACCTACTAGAGAATCTACCAACTCACAAGGCGAAAGTAGTTTGCTTAGACGGCGACTGGGAAGCAATTGCCCATCAGAAGATAGAAAACCCCGTCTGCAACATCACCCCTGATAACTTAGCTTACGTCATCTATACCTCTGGCTCTACGGGTAGACCAAAGGGAGCAATGAATACCCACCAGGGAATCTGCAATCGCTTACTTTGGATGCAGGACGCTTATCAATTAACAGCAGCAGATAGAGTTTTGCAGAAGACACCCTTCAGTTTCGATGTGTCAGTCTGGGAATTTTTCTGGCCGTTGTTGACGGGTGCGGTTTTAGTGGTAGCCAGACCAGAAGGACATCGAGACACTAACTATTTAGTGAATTTGATTGCACAGCAGCAAATATCTACTTTACATTTTGTACCTTCCATGCTGCAAGTGTTTTTAGAAGCAGAAAATCTTGAAACTTGTAAGTGTCTCAAGCGCGTGATGGCGAGTGGTGAGGTCTTGCCAGAACAACTTCAAAAACGCTTTTTTCATCGTCTTTCTGCACAATTGCACAATCTCTATGGTCCAACTGAAGCGGCAGTAGATGTCACTTATTGGGCGTGCGTGCACCAAAGCAATACCGAAGAGAATAGTGCCACCGATCACAAGATAGTTCCTATTGGTCATCCGATTGCCAATATCCAGATTTATTTGCTTGATCAGCATCTAAATTTTGTTCCTGTGGGCGTAACGGGTGAAGTGTATATCGGTGGCGTGGGAATAGGTAGGGGCTATCTGAACAGTCCTGAACTAAGTGCAGAAAAATTTATCCCCAACGCCTTTAGCAAACAACCGGGGACACGCCTGTACAAAACAGGAGATTTAGCACGCTATCTGCCCAATGGAGAGATAGAGTATATTGGTCGTATTGACCACCAGGTTAAAATCCGTGGTTTCCGCATTGAACTTGGAGAAATTGAAGCATTCATCAGCCAACACCCAGCAGTGCGAGAAACTGTAGTTGTTGTTTACTCAGATTCAGCAGATTCGCAACGACTAGTCGCTTATGTAGTTTCTCACTCAGAGCAAACACTGGTAATTTCTGAACTGCGCCGCTTTTTAGAGTCGAAGCTGCCAAACTACATGGTGCCAGCAACTTTTATTATGCTGGAGGCGCTGCCACTAACACCTAATGGTAAGGTGGATCGTAAGGTACTGCCAGTACCTGATTTAGCAAGTCCCGAATTAAAAGCGGTTTATCAGGCACCCCAAACTGAGCTAGAACAAACAATTGCTACTATTTGGCAAAAGGCTCTTAATATTGAAAACATAGGGATTCATGATAACTTCTTTGAACTCGGCGGTCATTCATTGCTTATGGTTAAGGTTCATAGCCAATTGCGTGAAACATTCAAAGCCGACGTATCAATCCTCGAAATGTTTAGATATCCAACCATAAGCTCCCTAGCAGAGTACTTAAGTGCATTAAAAAATCAAACAACATCATCTTCATATAAAACTGATATTAAAACTGAAAATATTGAAGCAGGTAAGGCTCAACAAAGGAAACGTCTTCAAAAATTAAAGTCAATCGTCAATAAGAAAGAGGTCAACGAGTCATGA